One stretch of Oceanivirga salmonicida DNA includes these proteins:
- the cas2 gene encoding CRISPR-associated endonuclease Cas2, with protein sequence MRMLLFFDLPTLTKKNMKEYRDFRKFLIQNGFLMLQESVYTKLLLNNTNTKLLQEKVEKNKPSEGLICVLNITEKQYQKMEYLLGNKSENIFDTDERIVIL encoded by the coding sequence ATGAGAATGTTATTATTTTTTGATTTACCAACATTGACAAAAAAGAATATGAAAGAATATAGAGATTTTAGGAAATTTTTAATTCAAAATGGATTTTTAATGTTACAAGAATCAGTATATACTAAATTATTACTTAATAATACAAATACAAAATTGTTACAAGAGAAAGTTGAAAAAAACAAACCAAGTGAAGGACTTATATGTGTTTTAAATATAACAGAAAAACAGTATCAAAAAATGGAGTATTTATTAGGAAATAAATCTGAAAATATATTTGATACAGATGAGAGAATAGTAATATTGTGA
- the cas1 gene encoding type II CRISPR-associated endonuclease Cas1 yields the protein MGWRTVVIGNRSKLDLKYNNVIIRKQDEVYCLNITELDTLILESTAISVTCALLCELVKNKVKIIFCDEKSDPFFEISSLYGSHDTYTKINQQFNWKQSTKESIWTRLVYEKIGKQKDFLKFLNKSEYKLLEKYQMELEYNDITNREAHAAKVYFNALFGKNFSRREENAINKALNYGYHLLTSTISKEIINNGYLTQLGIFHSNQFNKFNLTSDLVEVFRPLIDKIVYNNNFKKFGSEEKKIMLSIFKNKVKIDNKEYYVPDAIKIYVKTILDAINSNELLKVKIYNEL from the coding sequence ATGGGTTGGAGAACAGTAGTTATAGGAAATAGGAGTAAACTAGACTTAAAGTACAATAATGTAATAATTAGAAAACAAGATGAAGTATATTGTCTTAACATTACTGAACTTGATACATTGATTTTAGAGTCAACAGCAATATCAGTAACATGTGCGTTATTGTGTGAATTAGTTAAAAATAAGGTTAAAATTATTTTCTGTGATGAAAAGTCTGACCCTTTTTTTGAAATTAGTTCTTTATATGGCTCACATGATACATATACTAAAATAAATCAACAATTTAATTGGAAACAAAGTACAAAAGAAAGTATATGGACTAGGTTAGTGTATGAAAAAATAGGGAAACAAAAAGATTTTTTAAAGTTTTTAAATAAATCTGAGTACAAATTATTAGAAAAATATCAAATGGAATTAGAATATAATGATATTACAAATAGAGAAGCACATGCTGCTAAGGTATATTTTAATGCATTATTTGGTAAAAATTTTTCAAGACGTGAAGAAAATGCTATTAATAAGGCATTAAATTATGGTTATCATTTATTAACGTCTACTATTAGTAAAGAAATAATAAATAATGGGTACTTAACACAATTAGGTATATTTCATTCTAATCAATTTAATAAATTTAATTTAACATCTGATTTAGTTGAAGTATTTAGACCATTAATTGATAAGATAGTTTATAATAATAATTTTAAAAAATTTGGTTCAGAGGAGAAGAAGATAATGCTTAGTATATTTAAGAATAAAGTAAAAATTGATAATAAAGAATATTATGTTCCGGATGCTATAAAAATATATGTTAAAACTATATTAGATGCAATTAATAGCAATGAGTTATTAAAAGTGAAAATATATAATGAGTTATAG